The following proteins are co-located in the Frigidibacter mobilis genome:
- a CDS encoding MFS transporter: MQNAQHFHGPWIVAIAFITLMGAFGLNLSGGQFFAPLAQEFGWGLATLSSAAALNMIVWGIFQPLMGRMIDRFGPKPVIVASAALMGIAFLLSSTISTIWEFYFYYGILAAIGFAGCGSMANSVLVARWYVRGRARMLAQSAMGMNIGQLVFLPLAGWLIVTSGFRGAFLVLGMLMIVVIVPLVLFVTQSSPDKINQAPDGDQLSTFTPPKSASLSQAIRNSDFWAATFAFVTCGYSLYLVVIHLPRFAVDLGQTFPQAGRFSALPLVQARFLCGRAGSWLDGLARRTC; encoded by the coding sequence ATGCAGAACGCGCAACATTTCCACGGACCATGGATAGTCGCCATCGCCTTCATCACTCTGATGGGAGCGTTTGGCCTCAATCTTAGCGGCGGCCAGTTTTTCGCGCCCTTGGCCCAAGAGTTCGGATGGGGACTCGCGACGTTGAGTTCAGCGGCAGCCCTCAACATGATCGTATGGGGCATCTTTCAGCCTCTCATGGGGAGAATGATCGACCGCTTCGGCCCAAAGCCCGTCATCGTGGCAAGTGCCGCGCTGATGGGAATCGCCTTTCTGCTGTCATCGACCATTTCAACAATCTGGGAGTTTTATTTCTACTACGGAATCCTTGCCGCGATTGGTTTTGCTGGCTGCGGGTCAATGGCCAATTCGGTCCTAGTCGCTCGATGGTATGTCCGGGGGCGAGCGCGGATGCTGGCCCAAAGCGCCATGGGCATGAATATCGGCCAGCTTGTTTTTCTTCCGCTCGCCGGATGGCTTATCGTCACTTCTGGCTTTCGCGGCGCGTTCCTTGTGCTCGGCATGTTAATGATCGTGGTGATCGTCCCTCTGGTCCTGTTCGTCACTCAAAGTTCTCCAGACAAGATCAATCAAGCACCGGATGGCGACCAGCTTTCCACCTTCACCCCGCCCAAGTCCGCATCGCTTTCGCAGGCAATTCGCAACTCTGATTTTTGGGCTGCGACATTCGCCTTCGTCACTTGCGGATATTCCCTCTATCTTGTTGTGATCCACCTGCCGCGTTTCGCCGTCGATCTTGGGCAGACCTTTCCACAGGCGGGCAGGTTCTCGGCCTTGCCGCTGGTGCAAGCGCGATTTCTATGTGGGCGTGCGGGCAGTTGGCTGGACGGGTTGGCAAGAAGAACCTGCTGA
- a CDS encoding TetR family transcriptional regulator translates to MAKIERDEIVKRATGLFRIGGYDDTSMAQIADACGIRKASLYHHFPEKDGLVLAAIERIHDHFREHIFAIAYSNDTDAKQRLYALCEATFGYFNGREGGCLLGNFTLALTERAPRFQEPLRSYFDDWAKAIAHLLTPEHGAGKARDLAFDSVAHVQGAIMMMRLYNDPNIFAGRLIRASRCFHKFTLKTYRVVGSIWSEHAERATFPRTMDSRHRLHHSDGSVWPQS, encoded by the coding sequence ATGGCAAAGATTGAGCGTGATGAGATTGTAAAACGTGCCACCGGACTTTTCCGCATCGGTGGCTACGACGATACGTCGATGGCCCAGATCGCGGATGCCTGCGGAATCCGCAAGGCCAGTCTCTATCACCACTTCCCCGAAAAGGATGGGCTGGTCCTCGCCGCCATCGAGCGCATCCACGACCATTTCCGCGAACACATCTTCGCCATCGCCTACAGCAACGACACCGACGCCAAGCAGAGGCTCTATGCGCTTTGCGAGGCGACGTTCGGCTATTTCAACGGTCGGGAAGGCGGATGCTTGCTAGGCAATTTCACGCTGGCGCTGACGGAGCGTGCGCCACGTTTTCAAGAGCCGTTGCGTTCGTATTTTGACGATTGGGCGAAAGCAATCGCGCATCTGCTAACCCCCGAACATGGAGCAGGCAAGGCGCGCGATCTGGCCTTCGATTCAGTCGCCCACGTCCAAGGCGCGATCATGATGATGCGCCTTTACAACGACCCCAACATCTTCGCCGGGCGCTTGATACGAGCATCAAGATGCTTCCATAAATTTACTCTCAAAACCTACCGGGTGGTCGGTAGTATATGGAGCGAACATGCAGAACGCGCAACATTTCCACGGACCATGGATAGTCGCCATCGCCTTCATCACTCTGATGGGAGCGTTTGGCCTCAATCTTAG
- a CDS encoding DUF3363 domain-containing protein, translating into MGGDLVINGDYLSAGLRERASELASLELGPVTEIEQTRKLSAEIDQDRFTRIDRAMAEEADARFLDLRHEPAEPRRQFERTLRLRRLGKLEKMGLATEHAPAVWELSKDMEPALRELGERGDIIRTMQKALGPQGGERDPMSFQIHDGAPDTPIVGRVVDKHLSDELGENLTIVVDGIDGRMHHIAGIAPERLEDARIGSVIQIGPAEATARPSDRTITAIAEDGIYRPSRHLEQAKFEGRVPGGDYEGYVDAHVRRLEALRRAEIVERIDSDQWRIPDDLVSRAAAYDAGRDRQASVRVLSPVDLGKQIGSDGATWLDRRLVHGETADLAPTGFGQQVREAMDQRREHHIEQGDASRARDGRIFYRRSLLATLREREVARVGAEMAESKGLPFRAATDGENVSGKFTGTVQLSSGKFAVVEKSHEFTLVPWRPVIDRQLGREVMGVVQGGSVSWQLGRQRGLSF; encoded by the coding sequence ATGGGCGGGGATCTAGTCATCAACGGCGACTATCTTTCCGCCGGTCTGCGCGAGCGCGCCAGCGAGCTTGCCAGTCTGGAACTCGGCCCTGTGACCGAGATCGAGCAGACCCGCAAGCTGTCCGCCGAAATCGACCAAGACCGTTTCACCCGCATCGACCGCGCCATGGCCGAGGAAGCCGATGCCCGTTTCCTCGACCTGCGCCATGAACCGGCAGAGCCGAGGCGGCAGTTCGAGCGGACGCTACGCCTGCGCCGTCTCGGCAAGCTGGAGAAGATGGGACTGGCGACCGAGCACGCGCCCGCCGTTTGGGAATTGAGCAAGGACATGGAGCCGGCCCTGCGCGAGTTGGGCGAGCGTGGCGACATTATCCGCACCATGCAGAAGGCGCTCGGCCCGCAAGGCGGCGAACGCGACCCCATGAGCTTCCAAATCCATGACGGAGCGCCCGACACGCCCATCGTCGGCCGTGTCGTGGACAAGCACCTGTCCGACGAGTTGGGCGAGAACCTGACAATCGTGGTGGATGGGATCGACGGCCGCATGCACCATATCGCCGGCATCGCGCCCGAGCGGCTGGAGGATGCCCGCATCGGCAGCGTCATCCAGATCGGCCCGGCCGAGGCGACGGCTCGCCCGTCCGACCGCACCATCACAGCAATTGCAGAGGACGGCATCTATCGGCCGAGCCGCCATCTGGAGCAGGCCAAGTTCGAAGGCCGCGTTCCGGGCGGCGACTATGAGGGCTATGTCGATGCTCATGTCCGCCGGCTGGAGGCATTGCGCCGCGCCGAGATCGTCGAGCGGATCGACAGCGACCAATGGCGCATCCCCGATGATCTGGTCAGCCGTGCAGCCGCCTATGACGCTGGCCGTGACCGGCAGGCCAGCGTTCGCGTCCTTTCCCCGGTCGATCTAGGCAAGCAGATCGGTTCGGATGGCGCGACCTGGCTGGACCGGCGATTGGTGCATGGCGAAACGGCCGACCTTGCCCCGACCGGCTTCGGCCAGCAGGTGCGTGAGGCGATGGACCAGCGCCGTGAGCATCATATCGAACAGGGCGACGCCAGCAGAGCGCGGGACGGTCGCATCTTCTATCGGCGCAGCCTTCTCGCCACCTTGCGCGAGCGGGAGGTTGCTCGCGTTGGCGCAGAGATGGCCGAGAGCAAAGGGTTGCCGTTCCGCGCCGCCACGGACGGCGAGAACGTCAGCGGCAAGTTCACCGGGACCGTGCAGCTATCCAGTGGCAAGTTCGCCGTGGTCGAGAAATCCCATGAGTTCACGCTTGTCCCGTGGCGGCCGGTCATCGACCGCCAGCTTGGCCGCGAAGTCATGGGCGTCGTGCAGGGCGGATCGGTGTCGTGGCAGTTGGGCCGGCAGAGGGGGTTGAGCTTTTAG